In Patescibacteria group bacterium, the DNA window GAGAAACAAGTCCATAAAAATTTGGAAAAATTATTCAGCGAATCAAAAGGGAGGATCATTACCGCAGTATTTTCTTCATTGCTTGAACGGGTGACAGAAATGGTAAAAATTGCGGAAAAACTGGATAGAAAAGTTGTAATAGACGGCTACAGTCTAAAGACAAACCTTGATATGGTACAAGAGCTCGGCTATGTAAAAATAAGAAAAGGATTAATAATCCAAGCAAACGAGATAGACAATTATCCGCCGGATAAAATACTCGCAATATGCACGGGCTCTCAAGGCGAAGAGAATGCGGCTCTTGTGCGTATTGCCAACAAAAAACATAAAAACATACGGATTAAAAAGGGTGATACCATATTCTTATCATCATCCATAGTTCCCGGCAACGAAAGAAGCGTTCAAAATCTTAAAGATAACTTATCAAGACAAGGCGCAAAAATCATTCACTATAAAATGGCTGACATTCATTCAAGCGGACACGCATATGCAGGAGAACTTGAATTAGTACACAGGATAATAAAACCGAAATTCTTTATCCCTGTACACGGCAGTTATTTTATGCTTTCAACGCATGCGGAACTCGCCAAATCAACAGGTATGCCGGCTGAAAATATAGTTATTCCCTCTCATAATGGTTCTATCATAGAAATATCAAAAGATAAAATAGAAGAGATAAAAGAATACGCTCCATCAACTCTCGTAATGGTTGACGGGCTTGGTGTCGGAGATGTAAAGGAAGTCGTACTCAGAGACAGGCAAGCATTGGCGCAAGATGGCATATTTGTGATAATAGCAGTTATAGACTCTACCACCGGAAAAGTAAAAAATTCTCCGGATATTATCTCACGCGGGTTCGTATATCTTCGCGAATCACAGGAACTTCTTCGTTCAACTAGATTTATCATCAGAAAAACTATTGAAGATGCTACGATTGAAATGCATCCTGTAAATATTGATTATGTTAAAAATAACTTACGAGAAAAAGTGGCGGATTTCTTATTTAAAAAGACTAGACGCCGACCAATGGTGCTGCCTGTAATACTTGAGGTATAAAAATATGGCTAAGAAGAAAATGCTCCGCATCTTATACTCCGCAGGATTCCTCTTTGCAATCCATTCCGCCTTTATCGCTTATATTGATTCTTCTTTTCTTTCAAAGTTTGTCGGGGAAAAATATGTTGGCCTGATCTTTACCATAAGCGCTATTTTATCTATCTATGCCTTAAGCAAAGCTTCTTTAGTATTAAGCAAGCTTGGCAATTATAAAACTACAATCTCATTGCTTATACTTGAGGCCTTTTTGCTGGCCGGTCTTGCCTCTATAAAAATCGCCTGGATAGCAGTCCCTTTCTTTATTATCCACTATGCTATCCTTACTCTCCTCATCTTAAATTTTGATATATTTATTGAACATTTCTCAGATGACGGCGCCACAGGATCCATTAGGGGAACTTTTTTAAGCATCATAAATCTGTCTTGGGTTATAGCTCCTTTTATAGCCGGCTTGATATTGACCAATTCTGATTTTTGGAAAATATATTTGTTATCAGCTTCTGCTATGATACCGGTCTTTGCTATAATCTCTTTAAAATTCAAAAATGTACGGGATAATCATTACAATCATCCTCCTTTTTTAGAGACAATAAAAAGAGTCTTTCAAAATAAAAACATATATAAAATATTTTTGGCTTCATTCCTTTTATATTTTTTCTTCAGCTGGATGATAATATACACTCCTATTTACCTAAATCAGCATATCGGCTTCGCTTGGGATAAGATTGGCATAATATTCACAATAATGCTTCTGCCGTATATCTTATTTGAGCTTCCATTAGGGAAACTCGCTGACTGGAGATTCGGAGAAAAAGAGTTCTTAACTATAGGTTTTATTATTATAGGCATATCAACAATGGCAATGGCCTTCATAGATTCGCATAATTTCTTAGTCTGGGCGGCCATACTTTTTATCACAAGAATAGGCGGAAGTTTTGTAGAGATATCAAGCGAAAGTTATTTCTTCAAACAGATAGACGACACTGATACTAATATCATAAGTTTCTTTCGGAATACCAGGCCGCTGGCTTTTGTCATCGCCCCTCTTATAGCGACGATTATATTAAAAATTCTTCCATATCAATATCTCTTTCTTGTCCTTGGTATAATAATGCTTTTCGGCCTGAAATATTCTCTGACTTTGCGCGATACTAAATAAAAAGTTATTATAAATAATATAAATGACTACGCAAAAAACAATTTTTTCAGGCATCCAACCAAGCGGGAACCTTCATATAGGCAATTATTTGGGCGCCATAAAACAATGGATTAAACTCCAAGATTCAGAAGAATATAACAATATCTTCTGCATAGTTGATGAGCATGCTATTACTGTCCCTCAAGACCCGGAAATACTGAAAAAAAAGATAATGGAAGTAACTCTTATATACTTAGCAGCCGGCATAGACCCGAAAAAATCGCTTGTATTCATACAGTCGCGCATACCAGAGCACGCTGAGCTTGCCTGGATCCTAAACACTATCACTCCGCTTGGAGAGCTCCAGAGGATGACGCAATTCAAAGATAAGGCGAAAGAAAAAGGCCTTCTTGCCGGACTCCTAAACTACCCTGTGCTTATGGCGGGAGATATTCTTCTTTACGGCACGGATATTGTCCCTGTCGGCGAGGACCAGGTCCAGCATGTAGAATTCACAAGAATGATCGCCAAGAAATTCAACAACCAATACGGAGAAACTTTCAAAATCCCAAAACCGTCGCTCGTCAAAGAAGGAAAAAGAATAATGGGGCTTGATGACCCTAAAAAGAAAATGTCCAAATCTGCTCCCTCTCCAAAAAACTATATCGCCATTCTTGATGAACCAGATACAATAAGAAAAA includes these proteins:
- a CDS encoding ribonuclease J → MIKKEITKKRELKPKVKTSSGERRFKSREWNSGKTHFGTKTIQKTFSIKNESENIRVIPLGGVEEIGKNMTVIEYKNDIIVIDAGVQFPEEDHPGVDYLIPNTKYLEERKERIRGIIISHGHLDHVGGLPYLSERIGNPIIYTSKLSKAMILKRYEEFPHITKPEIREVTSKDKVKLGKEFSARFFDIEHTIPDAIGIIIETAIGNIIYPGDFKIEHDGKGTVAKKEMEKFENIGKDNNLLLLMESTNVETPGFSLPEKQVHKNLEKLFSESKGRIITAVFSSLLERVTEMVKIAEKLDRKVVIDGYSLKTNLDMVQELGYVKIRKGLIIQANEIDNYPPDKILAICTGSQGEENAALVRIANKKHKNIRIKKGDTIFLSSSIVPGNERSVQNLKDNLSRQGAKIIHYKMADIHSSGHAYAGELELVHRIIKPKFFIPVHGSYFMLSTHAELAKSTGMPAENIVIPSHNGSIIEISKDKIEEIKEYAPSTLVMVDGLGVGDVKEVVLRDRQALAQDGIFVIIAVIDSTTGKVKNSPDIISRGFVYLRESQELLRSTRFIIRKTIEDATIEMHPVNIDYVKNNLREKVADFLFKKTRRRPMVLPVILEV
- a CDS encoding MFS transporter codes for the protein MAKKKMLRILYSAGFLFAIHSAFIAYIDSSFLSKFVGEKYVGLIFTISAILSIYALSKASLVLSKLGNYKTTISLLILEAFLLAGLASIKIAWIAVPFFIIHYAILTLLILNFDIFIEHFSDDGATGSIRGTFLSIINLSWVIAPFIAGLILTNSDFWKIYLLSASAMIPVFAIISLKFKNVRDNHYNHPPFLETIKRVFQNKNIYKIFLASFLLYFFFSWMIIYTPIYLNQHIGFAWDKIGIIFTIMLLPYILFELPLGKLADWRFGEKEFLTIGFIIIGISTMAMAFIDSHNFLVWAAILFITRIGGSFVEISSESYFFKQIDDTDTNIISFFRNTRPLAFVIAPLIATIILKILPYQYLFLVLGIIMLFGLKYSLTLRDTK
- the trpS gene encoding tryptophan--tRNA ligase, which translates into the protein MTTQKTIFSGIQPSGNLHIGNYLGAIKQWIKLQDSEEYNNIFCIVDEHAITVPQDPEILKKKIMEVTLIYLAAGIDPKKSLVFIQSRIPEHAELAWILNTITPLGELQRMTQFKDKAKEKGLLAGLLNYPVLMAGDILLYGTDIVPVGEDQVQHVEFTRMIAKKFNNQYGETFKIPKPSLVKEGKRIMGLDDPKKKMSKSAPSPKNYIAILDEPDTIRKKISSAVTDSGNEVKYDEKNKPAVSNLLNIYSLFSNKNIKDIEKEYKGKDYSTFKKDLAEVIITNLSPIQEKYKELYNNPSYVENILKDGETKAKEIASKKLTEVKQKIGFI